Proteins encoded within one genomic window of Humulus lupulus chromosome 1, drHumLupu1.1, whole genome shotgun sequence:
- the LOC133789555 gene encoding phosphoribosylformylglycinamidine cyclo-ligase, chloroplastic, with amino-acid sequence MATTSLNSSTELSRSLAASIRPCYQRIDRSRRFVCRLPSGSFTNKFSKPSMEVRRVRAAEALKGRGGIISMSKSESGDTGVGLTYKDAGVDIDAGSELVRRIAKMAPGIGGFGGLYPLGDSYLVAGTDGVGTKLKLAFETGIHDTIGIDLVAMSVNDIVTSGAKPLFFLDYFATSRLDVDLAEKVIKGIVDGCQQSECALLGGETAEMPDFYADGEYDLSGFAVGIVNKDSVIDGKSIVAGDVLIGLPSSGVHSNGFSLVRRVLAHSGLSLKDKLPGEGVTLGEALMAPTVIYVKQVLDLISKGGVKGIAHVTGGGFTDNIPRVFPKGLGAVIDMDSWEIPAVFKWIQEAGRVEDGEMRRTFNMGIGMVLVVTPEASYRILEEAANGAYKAYRIGEVVNGEGVSYS; translated from the exons ATGGCCACCACAAGCTTGAACTCAAGTACAGAGCTTTCTAGGTCCTTGGCCGCTTCGATTAGACCATGTTATCAGAGAATCGACCGGAGCCGGCGTTTCGTATGCCGATTGCCGTCCGGGTCTTTCACCAATAAGTTCTCGAAGCCTTCAATGGAAGTTAGAAGAGTTAGGGCAGCTGAAGCTTTGAAGGGTAGAGGAGGTATAATTTCGATGTCGAAGAGTGAGAGTGGTGATACTGGTGTTGGTCTTACGTATAAGGACGCCGGTGTCGATATCGATGCTGGGTCGGAACTCGTTCGGAGAATTGCTAAGATGGCTCCTGGGATTGGAGGCTTCGGGGGTCTTTATCCTCTTG GTGATTCGTATCTCGTTGCTGGTACTGATGGTGTAGGAACTAAACTTAAGCTTGCATTTGAAACTGGTATACATGATACCATTGGGATTGATCTG GTTGCAATGAGTGTTAATGATATTGTTACTTCTGGGGCGAAGCCATTATTTTTTCTTGATTACTTTGCTACAAGTCGCcttgatgttgatcttgctgaAAAG gtTATAAAAGGCATTGTTGATGGTTGCCAACAATCAGAGTGTGCTCTTCTAGGTGGAGAG ACCGCAGAGATGCCAGATTTCTACGCTGATGGCGAGTATGATCTTAGTGGTTTTGCGGTTGGTATTGTAAACAAGGATTCAGTTATAGATGGAAAAAGCATTGTGGCTGGAGATGTACTCATTGGCTTGCCTTCTAGCGGAGTTCATTCCAACGGTTTCTCTCTTGTAAGAAG GGTTCTTGCTCATAGTGGACTGTCTTTGAAGGACAAACTTCCTGGTGAAGGTGTAACATTAGGTGAAGCTTTGATGGCACCAACTGTGATATACGTTAAGCAG GTACTTGATTTGATTAGCAAAGGAGGTGTAAAGGGGATAGCCCATGTCACAGGTGGTGGGTTTACTGACAACATACCTCGAGTGTTTCCTAAAGGCCTTGGTGCTGTTATTGACATGGATTCCTGGGAGATTCCTGCTGTTTTCAAATGGATCCAAGAG GCGGGAAGAGTGGAAGATGGCGAGATGAGGCGAACTTTCAACATGGGCATTGGGATGGTTTTAGTTGTGACTCCAGAAGCATCCTACAGAATTCTTGAGGAAGCTGCAAATGGAGCATACAAGGCTTACCGCATAGGTGAAGTGGTAAATGGCGAAGGAGTCAGTTATTCTTGA